Part of the Quercus lobata isolate SW786 chromosome 6, ValleyOak3.0 Primary Assembly, whole genome shotgun sequence genome, agaattaggcttgggcttatactaatgggctaatatatcttaAACACATAAAAAACCAGTTTAACGATATTGAATTGGAAAGGAAACCCATATAGATAACACATTGGCTACTGCAAAAAACTGATTCTAACAGATACAGGGAATTACCGACTGAGGCCCATGACATCAAGTAAAACTTGATAAAACTATGTTTAAGTTTAAATGCAAGCTCCTGCCTGAAGACTAAAATCCTCATGCAATTTTCATTAGCATGATGCATGAAGACAAATATTAAATTAACAGTGACCTTCTTAAGGTTTGCATTCATTGATTAATGGGAATCAGTGATTAATGGGAATACTATATTACGTATATGGGTTTTTAATACCAAGGAAAGAAATTCCACTAGTGCATAGAAACCTAACAATTGGTTCACAGGATTCACATTTCAATGTAATTTGGAGACTTAGAGGAAGTGCTCTAAAAGGGCAAGGCCAATATTATCTATTAAATTACAATAGATACCCGTATACAGACAAAAGTGTGatgatttttttacaaatgttAAATTCAAGAGTAATTACTTTCATGTGTTTGCTGAAGAGCTCTCAAACGCTTGAGCAAGTGAGAACCAACATCAGCGCAATGAGCTTGACGCTTCTCCTGGTCAATAACTCTCAGCACTGCCAGCCCCCCAGCCGAACATACAGGGTTTCCTCCAAAAGtattaaattgaattttctgGGCCAATACACTCGCAATCTCTGGGGTTGTCACAACTGCTCCCAATGGTAAACCATTGCCAATACCCTGATAGATATTAATTGTGAGATTCAATGGAATGGTTGCATAagattataaaacaaaaactgatTAACTGAAATTGTAagttatttaaagaaaaaagctaTTGACACTTGCAACACTAACACGATTTACATGTcttcctaaaatagattatgGGTAATGACCTTTGCCATCGTAACTATATCAGGAATGACGCCCTGTGTTTCAAAGCCCCAGTAATTGCTTCCTGTTCGACCAAAGCCAGTTTGCACTTCATCTGCAATGCAGACACCACCAGCCTTGCGTACAATGTCATAAACCGGTTTCAAGTATCCAGGCGCCAATTCAACTGCTCCTCCAGCTCCCTACAGTAAGTGAAAAGTACAGccaattagaaaattttcagtGTCCTTAAATAGGTGGTTGTAACACCAACAATTTCAGACCTTACTATagatgccaaaaaagaaaaaaatgaagaaaaaagaaaagaaaagaagataacCTGAATTGTTTCAGCTATAAATCCTGCAACTTTTCCTGAAGTACCAAAATCAATGTGATCTTGCAAATCTTTGGCATAACGATTGGCATCGGAACCAAAAACTCCACGGTATGGATCTGGATTTACAACATGATGAATTTCACCCTGCAAAATGTTGCAGTAATTTTGAGCAGATAGATCAGAATAATTGGCATATTTTGACAAATGTCTTTTACACACATGTACATGATGAATTTCACATACTAAGTTTCATTGTGACAGTGATAATTACAATAGTTATAACTATAGACTCGCAAACAACAGAGCTTCAGTGAGTTTTTCTACATGTTTGTGGTCAATGTGCGAAAGAATTGGGAAAAGACATTGCCATTATTACTCTCAGCAAGTGTTTGATAACAAGAGATTACCAACTTTGTATTTCCTACAATAAACTTGTTGTGAGTTTGTGAATGTTTCATCAATACcagaacaaatttaaaataaagatatGGAATAGAACACTCATAGCTAATTGTCCATTGTTCAATTCAACCTAATCTTATTGAAATTCATAGAGAAAATATACCAATTGTTTAGgtcaaaaagaaagatttgcTACAGCCATGAGTCAAACAGAGGTACATTACCTGAGATTTACATGCAACTAATAAGCAGCCTACCCTCAGGCAATTAAAATGATATGATCCTGCCTGCATTCTGTGAAGCTATGTTACTTAAACAAAGCTGTGGTATTGGGTACTTCCACGTGTTCAGAGCAGTCAGTCCAAGGGTACCAGAGCTTCCCCCATGATATGCATTCCTCAATGAAATCATACCAAGATTACCAGTGTATAGACGAGCCATCATCATTGCTAATTCATTTGCTTCTGACCCCGAATTTACAAAATATACAACCTGCATTTTGAGAATATTCAACTTACATTCCACACAATCTAATCCAGAGACACTACAGTCCATAAACTAAACATACCAATTCAAGGTTAGAATATCAAAGTATCTAAATGTTCttcagcaaaaaagaaaaagaaaaagggatcTAAATGTTCAATTACAATGGAAAAGGAAATGAGAGACTGAATGACACAATAAAAGGTAGGCATAACCGCataagagagaaacaaataaaacatcAATTATAAAAGAACCTTAAG contains:
- the LOC115950148 gene encoding alanine--glyoxylate aminotransferase 2 homolog 1, mitochondrial-like, producing MSKHDSISRISLITSPYALNIVEGKMQYLFDENGRRYLDAFAGIVTVSCGHCHPEILNAITEQSKLLQHATTIYLHHAIADFAEALASKMPGNLKVVYFVNSGSEANELAMMMARLYTGNLGMISLRNAYHGGSSGTLGLTALNTWKYPILQGEIHHVVNPDPYRGVFGSDANRYAKDLQDHIDFGTSGKVAGFIAETIQGAGGAVELAPGYLKPVYDIVRKAGGVCIADEVQTGFGRTGSNYWGFETQGVIPDIVTMAKGIGNGLPLGAVVTTPEIASVLAQKIQFNTFGGNPVCSAGGLAVLRVIDQEKRQAHCADVGSHLLKRLRALQQTHEIIGDVRGRGLMVGIELVTDRNEKTPAKVETAVLFEKLRELGILVGKGGLHGNVFRIKPPMCFNRDDADFLVDALDHAISKL